The following proteins are encoded in a genomic region of Pseudomonadota bacterium:
- the ugpE gene encoding sn-glycerol-3-phosphate ABC transporter permease UgpE gives MVEKRGAGLWLTHAGLIIGVLFIFFPIWLAFVASTVEQQDIARPPMPVWPGGHLVENYSRALSSGVNAPVLDMLFNSAVMALGIALGKIAISLLSAFAIVYFRFPGRRLFFWLIFLTLMLPVEVRIVPTYEVVAGFGMLNSYTGLIFPLIASATATFLFRQFFMTVPDELAEAARVDGAKPMRFFVDILLPMSRTNVAALFVILFIYGWNQYLWPLLITTDPSMNTIVMGIKQMFPSGDDTADWPVIMATSLLAMVPPVLVVVSMQRLFIRGLVDSEK, from the coding sequence ATGGTCGAGAAACGCGGCGCCGGGCTCTGGTTGACCCACGCCGGGTTGATCATCGGTGTGCTGTTCATCTTTTTCCCGATCTGGCTCGCGTTCGTTGCGTCCACCGTCGAGCAGCAGGATATCGCGCGGCCGCCGATGCCGGTCTGGCCCGGCGGCCACCTGGTGGAGAACTACAGCCGTGCGCTGTCCTCCGGCGTCAACGCGCCGGTGCTCGACATGCTTTTCAACTCGGCGGTGATGGCACTCGGCATCGCGCTGGGCAAGATTGCGATTTCCTTGCTGTCCGCCTTTGCGATCGTGTATTTCCGGTTTCCGGGGCGGCGCCTGTTCTTCTGGTTGATCTTCCTGACGTTGATGCTGCCGGTTGAAGTGCGCATCGTGCCGACCTACGAGGTGGTTGCGGGTTTCGGCATGCTGAACAGCTACACCGGGCTGATTTTTCCGCTGATTGCGTCGGCCACCGCCACGTTTCTGTTTCGGCAGTTCTTCATGACGGTGCCCGACGAGTTGGCCGAGGCCGCCCGCGTTGACGGAGCGAAACCGATGCGCTTTTTCGTTGACATCCTGTTGCCGATGAGCCGCACCAACGTCGCTGCCTTGTTCGTGATTCTTTTCATCTACGGCTGGAACCAGTACCTCTGGCCGTTGCTGATCACCACCGACCCGTCAATGAACACCATCGTCATGGGCATCAAACAGATGTTCCCGTCGGGTGACGACACGGCCGATTGGCCGGTGATCATGGCGACTTCGTTGTTGGCGATGGTGCCGCCGGTGTTGGTCGTGGTCAGCATGCAGCGTCTTTTCATTCGCGGACTGGTCGACAGCGAGAAATAG
- a CDS encoding metallophosphoesterase yields the protein MIRFLFAFTTWLVVALPLATLSGLMASLSTGAVLLLSAALAVPYAGLMWYALQRPLPRVRQVLMQGISVGYACAVGLLLSWPLSLTPLAAHRGGIAVALAAIVLGLGLYLALSPRVRTLRFQSDKVGASRRLVQLTDVHLGSLGANTLSRAMARAIAQQPDAIVITGDLVDGGEIGAAQLGALAVEHPPVYMVIGNHERYVKLDALLHDIREQQVTVLRNASETLGDLQLLGVDDSDAAHYLVDALPRVPFDPERFSVLLYHKPDDWDAAQRVGVDLMLSGHTHAGQVWPFSVLVRRRHPHWRGLYSTGQHHLYVAPGTGCWGPIFRIGSRAEITVIDIDPA from the coding sequence ATGATCCGTTTCCTGTTCGCCTTCACCACCTGGTTGGTGGTCGCCTTGCCCCTGGCCACGCTGTCAGGCCTGATGGCGTCGCTCTCGACCGGCGCGGTCCTGCTGCTGTCCGCGGCCCTCGCCGTACCCTACGCGGGGCTCATGTGGTACGCCCTGCAACGCCCCCTGCCCCGGGTACGTCAAGTCCTGATGCAGGGCATCTCCGTCGGCTACGCGTGTGCGGTGGGACTGCTGCTGAGCTGGCCGCTGAGCCTCACGCCGCTGGCTGCCCACCGGGGCGGGATTGCGGTTGCGCTCGCCGCCATCGTGTTGGGTCTGGGGCTGTACCTGGCCCTCTCGCCGCGCGTCCGCACGCTGCGTTTTCAGAGCGACAAGGTGGGTGCATCGCGCCGGCTGGTGCAGTTGACCGACGTTCACCTCGGCTCGCTCGGGGCCAACACCCTGTCGCGTGCGATGGCGCGTGCGATCGCCCAACAGCCCGACGCGATCGTGATCACCGGCGACCTGGTTGACGGTGGGGAGATCGGCGCGGCGCAGCTCGGTGCGCTCGCCGTTGAGCACCCGCCCGTTTACATGGTGATTGGCAACCACGAGCGCTACGTCAAGCTCGATGCCCTGCTGCACGACATCCGGGAACAACAGGTGACGGTGTTGCGCAACGCCTCGGAAACGCTCGGCGACCTGCAGCTCCTCGGCGTCGACGACAGCGATGCGGCCCACTACCTGGTCGACGCCCTGCCGCGCGTGCCGTTCGACCCCGAACGCTTCAGCGTGCTGCTCTACCACAAGCCCGACGATTGGGATGCTGCCCAACGCGTCGGCGTGGATCTGATGCTCTCGGGCCACACGCACGCAGGCCAGGTCTGGCCGTTTTCCGTGCTCGTTCGGCGCCGCCACCCGCACTGGCGCGGTCTCTACAGTACCGGTCAACACCACCTCTATGTCGCGCCGGGCACCGGCTGCTGGGGACCGATCTTCCGCATCGGCAGCCGGGCGGAAATCACCGTCATCGACATCGATCCCGCCTGA
- a CDS encoding methyltransferase domain-containing protein, which translates to MTLSSSSPSRRVASDQLGPHPDLDARVERHRRHAFRRPPHTASVAAFERAGAWLAAQGAAPLILDIGCGTGDSSRALAHAHPDAAVVGIDKSAARLIRRRRTNSPDNLLLLQANALDVLPRARAAGWRCDRVALYYPNPWPKAAQLNKRWHGSPVFADLIALGGQLELRCNWRTYADEMQLALRAFGVASEVGTLAVATPISLFEAKYAASGHTLWRLTANLGAARLD; encoded by the coding sequence GTGACATTGTCATCTTCGTCTCCGTCCCGCCGGGTGGCGAGCGATCAGCTCGGTCCGCACCCGGACCTCGACGCGCGGGTGGAACGCCACCGGCGGCATGCCTTCCGCCGCCCACCGCACACCGCCTCGGTGGCGGCCTTCGAGCGTGCCGGCGCCTGGCTGGCCGCGCAGGGTGCGGCACCGCTGATTCTCGACATCGGCTGCGGCACGGGCGACAGCAGCCGGGCGCTGGCACACGCTCACCCGGATGCGGCCGTCGTGGGCATCGACAAGAGCGCGGCCCGGCTCATTCGCAGACGGCGGACGAACTCGCCGGACAACCTGCTGTTGCTGCAGGCCAACGCCTTGGATGTGTTGCCACGGGCGCGCGCGGCGGGCTGGCGCTGCGATCGAGTGGCGCTTTACTACCCGAACCCGTGGCCGAAGGCCGCACAACTGAACAAGCGGTGGCACGGCTCGCCGGTCTTCGCCGACCTGATAGCCCTGGGCGGGCAGTTGGAGTTGCGCTGCAACTGGCGCACCTACGCAGACGAAATGCAGCTCGCGTTGCGCGCGTTTGGCGTGGCGAGCGAGGTCGGCACGTTGGCGGTAGCGACCCCGATCAGCCTGTTTGAGGCAAAGTACGCGGCGAGTGGCCACACGCTGTGGCGCTTGACGGCCAACCTCGGCGCCGCCCGTCTGGATTGA
- a CDS encoding isocitrate/isopropylmalate family dehydrogenase, which produces MTEARVSRIAGDGIGVDVTAATCEVLAVAAECVPGFSLAYRDIDAGAGLYAREGIDIEAGGERAAGEADAILLGAIGLPSVRHTDGTEISPHLRLRDRFGLYAGVRPVKAYPNAPQRLADPRAADIDLVILRESTEGLFYSAAVHGRSEVIGDSEVRDTLRITRTTTEKLHRFGFNYARKRKARGKRGLLTCVDKANVFTSMAFFRRIFDEVADANPDIERGYNYVDAQALDLIRQPWAFDVLVTENMFGDILSDLAGGLVGGMGMASCAEIGDDIGLFQPAHGSAPDIMGSDRANPLAAILSGALMLDYLGDTLDCAAMNEAAELIERSVEAGFAANTLRPAEFGGDMGTRAITAAVIASLRAQD; this is translated from the coding sequence GTGACCGAGGCGCGGGTGAGCCGCATCGCCGGCGACGGCATTGGCGTGGATGTCACGGCAGCGACCTGCGAGGTGTTGGCGGTGGCGGCCGAGTGCGTGCCGGGGTTTTCTTTGGCCTACCGTGACATCGATGCGGGGGCGGGCCTGTATGCCCGCGAGGGCATCGACATCGAAGCGGGGGGCGAGCGTGCTGCCGGCGAGGCCGACGCGATTCTGCTCGGCGCCATCGGCCTGCCGAGCGTGCGCCACACGGACGGCACCGAGATCTCGCCTCACCTCCGTCTGCGCGATCGCTTCGGGCTCTACGCCGGGGTGCGCCCGGTCAAGGCCTACCCGAACGCGCCCCAGCGGTTGGCCGATCCCCGTGCCGCCGACATCGACCTGGTGATCCTGCGGGAATCGACCGAGGGCTTGTTCTACTCTGCCGCCGTACACGGTCGCAGCGAGGTCATCGGCGACAGCGAGGTGCGGGACACCCTGCGGATCACGCGTACCACCACCGAGAAACTGCACCGCTTCGGCTTCAACTACGCGCGCAAGCGCAAGGCGCGCGGGAAACGCGGCTTGCTGACCTGCGTCGACAAGGCGAATGTGTTCACGTCGATGGCCTTTTTCCGGCGTATTTTCGACGAGGTTGCCGACGCCAACCCGGATATCGAACGGGGGTACAACTACGTCGACGCGCAGGCGCTCGACCTGATTCGCCAGCCCTGGGCCTTTGATGTGCTCGTCACCGAGAACATGTTCGGTGACATTCTCTCGGACCTTGCCGGCGGACTGGTGGGCGGCATGGGCATGGCGAGCTGTGCCGAGATCGGCGACGACATCGGCTTGTTTCAACCGGCCCACGGCAGCGCGCCCGACATCATGGGCAGCGACCGCGCCAACCCCTTGGCCGCGATTCTCAGCGGCGCGCTGATGCTGGATTACCTCGGCGACACACTCGACTGTGCCGCGATGAACGAGGCTGCCGAACTGATCGAACGCTCAGTGGAGGCCGGTTTCGCGGCAAACACCCTGCGGCCCGCGGAATTCGGCGGTGACATGGGGACACGCGCCATCACGGCCGCCGTGATCGCATCGCTGCGCGCACAGGACTGA
- the epmB gene encoding EF-P beta-lysylation protein EpmB → MISASAYNGRAPEARPPMSLQPARAPRDPHPNDRRPPWKAALADTVQDVAELCTLLALTPADSEHLERVCRGFPLRVPRGFVARMRTGDPHDPLLRQVLPDLAEAVVTPGYTNDPLGETAATAVPGVLHKYASRALVAVTGSCAVHCRYCFRRHFDYDAHRLGRDAWAAVLDYLARQPAVNEVILSGGDPLNATDAALSAKVRDLESLDHITRLRIHTRQPVVLPERVDTQLLDWVSTTRFNTVFVVHANHANELDGRVEGALRALQHAGATLLNQSVLLAGVNDDANALVALSERLFACGVLPYYLHLPDRVQGTAHFHVTDARARSLHRVMQARLPGYLVPRLAREVAGEPNKRQL, encoded by the coding sequence CTGATCAGCGCGAGCGCGTACAATGGCCGGGCACCCGAAGCCCGCCCCCCGATGAGCTTGCAACCCGCGCGCGCGCCGCGCGACCCCCACCCCAACGACCGACGCCCGCCCTGGAAGGCCGCCCTCGCCGACACCGTGCAGGACGTGGCCGAACTCTGCACCCTGCTGGCGCTCACGCCCGCCGACAGCGAGCACCTCGAGCGGGTCTGCCGCGGGTTTCCGTTGCGCGTGCCGCGCGGTTTCGTCGCGCGCATGCGCACCGGTGACCCCCATGACCCGCTGCTGCGGCAGGTGCTGCCTGACCTCGCCGAGGCGGTGGTGACACCGGGGTACACCAACGACCCGCTTGGCGAGACCGCGGCAACCGCGGTGCCTGGCGTCCTGCACAAATACGCAAGCCGTGCGCTGGTGGCGGTCACGGGGAGTTGCGCAGTGCACTGCCGCTACTGCTTCCGGCGCCACTTCGACTACGACGCGCACCGGCTGGGCCGGGACGCGTGGGCTGCCGTGCTTGACTACCTCGCCCGCCAACCGGCTGTGAACGAAGTGATCTTGAGTGGTGGAGACCCGTTGAACGCCACCGACGCCGCGCTCAGTGCAAAAGTGCGCGACCTCGAGTCACTGGACCATATCACCCGGTTGCGCATTCACACGCGCCAGCCCGTCGTGCTGCCGGAGCGGGTGGACACTCAGCTGCTCGACTGGGTGTCGACGACGCGTTTCAACACCGTGTTCGTGGTTCACGCCAACCACGCCAACGAGCTCGACGGCCGCGTAGAGGGGGCCCTGCGCGCCCTGCAGCACGCGGGCGCGACCCTGCTCAACCAGAGCGTGTTGCTCGCGGGCGTCAACGACGACGCGAACGCCCTGGTCGCGTTGAGCGAACGGCTGTTTGCGTGTGGCGTCCTGCCGTACTACCTCCACCTGCCCGACCGCGTGCAGGGCACCGCCCACTTCCACGTGACCGACGCCCGCGCCCGCTCGCTGCACCGGGTGATGCAGGCCCGCCTGCCCGGGTACCTCGTGCCCCGCCTCGCGCGGGAGGTCGCGGGCGAGCCGAACAAGCGGCAGCTGTGA
- a CDS encoding YciI family protein, whose product MTRYLFIYRSTPPESEPSPEAMQAIMTAWSTWIESGMQAGWMVEPGNPLEYTGKMVSDDGVTDGPFAESKELIGGYSFVQAESLDAAVALTAGCPVLADGGRVEVRPVVEFEVN is encoded by the coding sequence ATGACACGCTATCTCTTCATCTACCGCAGCACCCCACCCGAGAGCGAGCCCTCCCCCGAGGCCATGCAGGCCATCATGACGGCCTGGAGCACCTGGATCGAGTCCGGCATGCAAGCCGGTTGGATGGTGGAACCCGGCAACCCGCTTGAGTACACGGGCAAGATGGTCTCGGACGACGGTGTCACCGACGGGCCCTTTGCCGAGAGCAAGGAACTGATCGGCGGGTACTCGTTTGTCCAGGCGGAGTCGCTGGACGCGGCCGTCGCCCTCACAGCCGGGTGCCCGGTGCTCGCCGACGGCGGGCGGGTCGAGGTGCGGCCGGTGGTCGAGTTCGAGGTCAACTGA
- the ugpB gene encoding sn-glycerol-3-phosphate ABC transporter substrate-binding protein UgpB, with translation MKRFVPTCLAAATLMASGTALAATEIQFWHAFTGRLGDLVAEQIDTFNASQSDYTVVGSHKGNYSETLNAGIAAFRAGEQPHVLMVFEVGTATMMAAKGAIKPVYEVMADAGADFDQSKYIGSVKGYYTSPDGNMLSLPFNSSTPVLWVNRDLLSQAGIDPDTDMSTWEQVGEVLDGLKAAGVECPLTTAWQSWIHLENFSAYHDTPFATQDNGFAGTDTELAFNGAAQVAHLSAMGEWAQDGKFFYAGRRNEGGANFRGGECALFTESSAGYAGIKAEAQFDFEVRPLPYWKAVTDEPQNTIIGGASLWTLAGHENAEYEGVAAFMNFLSSADIQAKWHQDTGYLPITAEAGDKTRAMGFYDANPGTDIAVIQMTAKEPTANSKGLRLGSFDQIRGIIDEELEAIWTGDKSAQEAMDSAVTRGNALLRRFEAASR, from the coding sequence ATGAAACGCTTTGTACCAACGTGCCTTGCCGCCGCGACACTGATGGCGTCGGGTACCGCGCTAGCAGCGACGGAGATCCAGTTCTGGCACGCGTTCACCGGGCGACTGGGTGACCTTGTTGCCGAGCAGATCGACACCTTCAACGCGTCACAATCCGACTACACCGTTGTCGGCAGCCACAAGGGCAACTACTCGGAAACGTTGAACGCCGGAATCGCCGCGTTCCGCGCGGGCGAGCAACCGCATGTCTTGATGGTGTTCGAGGTCGGCACAGCGACCATGATGGCCGCCAAGGGCGCGATCAAACCGGTTTACGAGGTCATGGCCGATGCGGGTGCGGACTTCGATCAAAGCAAGTACATCGGTTCGGTCAAGGGCTACTACACCTCGCCCGACGGCAACATGCTGTCGCTGCCGTTCAACTCCTCCACGCCGGTGCTGTGGGTCAACCGCGACCTGCTCAGCCAAGCGGGTATCGACCCGGACACCGACATGTCAACCTGGGAGCAGGTGGGTGAAGTGCTCGACGGTTTGAAGGCGGCTGGCGTCGAATGCCCGCTGACCACCGCGTGGCAGAGCTGGATCCACCTTGAGAACTTCTCGGCCTACCACGACACACCCTTCGCCACCCAGGACAACGGCTTTGCCGGCACGGACACCGAGCTTGCGTTCAACGGCGCAGCCCAGGTGGCACACTTGTCAGCCATGGGTGAGTGGGCTCAGGATGGCAAATTCTTCTACGCGGGTCGCCGCAACGAGGGTGGTGCCAATTTCCGCGGTGGTGAGTGTGCGCTGTTCACCGAGTCGTCTGCGGGCTACGCCGGCATCAAGGCGGAGGCCCAATTCGATTTCGAAGTTCGGCCGCTGCCGTATTGGAAGGCGGTGACCGACGAGCCGCAGAACACCATCATCGGCGGCGCCTCGCTCTGGACCCTGGCCGGCCACGAGAACGCCGAGTACGAGGGTGTGGCCGCGTTCATGAACTTCCTCTCGTCCGCGGATATCCAGGCCAAGTGGCACCAGGATACCGGCTACCTCCCGATCACCGCCGAGGCGGGGGACAAGACCCGCGCCATGGGTTTCTACGATGCCAACCCGGGCACCGACATTGCGGTGATCCAGATGACCGCGAAAGAGCCGACGGCCAATTCCAAGGGCCTGCGTCTGGGTTCCTTCGACCAGATCCGCGGCATCATCGATGAGGAGCTCGAGGCCATCTGGACGGGTGACAAGAGCGCGCAAGAGGCAATGGACAGCGCCGTGACGCGGGGCAACGCCCTGCTGCGCCGCTTCGAAGCCGCGAGTCGCTAG
- a CDS encoding LysR family transcriptional regulator, translating into MSNAAYLRHLANYSVVVEAGSMSGAAERLVASASAMSESVKILENYYGEPLLERHRSGVTPTTAGLSVYEHARDMAQAADRALTVKRRPQPRPKLRVSLPIELACGWFHDAIERVLASEAAPQLTLLAEDELLDHDRFSRDLYIRVSSSSLPKTLTVLHRHRTRSVLAAHRSLLGHRNPNRLSDIRTLPFLCKPHIGSKVTLSMPKRVGGEVVGAHEVAFDRTVHVNDTQARIALARRGLGVVGCIWDTLQADFDSGDMVPLAPRKLSVPLELHIVSPHRAPSAPVRDLAAAFAASL; encoded by the coding sequence ATGTCCAACGCAGCGTATCTCCGACACCTCGCCAACTATTCGGTTGTGGTCGAGGCGGGCTCGATGAGCGGCGCTGCCGAGCGCCTGGTCGCGAGTGCGTCTGCCATGAGCGAATCGGTCAAGATCCTCGAGAACTACTACGGCGAGCCCCTGCTCGAGCGCCACCGATCCGGTGTCACACCGACAACGGCCGGTCTCTCCGTGTACGAACACGCACGCGACATGGCGCAGGCAGCTGACCGCGCACTGACGGTAAAACGTCGTCCTCAGCCGCGACCCAAGCTGCGTGTGAGTTTGCCGATCGAACTGGCCTGCGGCTGGTTTCACGACGCGATTGAGCGGGTGCTGGCCAGCGAGGCAGCGCCTCAACTGACCCTCCTGGCCGAGGATGAGCTGCTGGACCACGACCGCTTCTCGCGCGACCTGTACATCCGTGTCTCGAGCAGCAGCCTGCCGAAAACCCTGACGGTTCTGCACCGGCACCGCACACGCTCCGTGCTCGCAGCGCACCGCAGTCTGCTCGGGCACCGTAACCCGAATCGGCTCAGTGACATCCGGACCTTGCCGTTCCTGTGCAAGCCCCACATCGGCTCCAAGGTGACCTTGTCGATGCCGAAGCGTGTCGGCGGCGAGGTGGTAGGCGCGCACGAAGTTGCGTTCGACCGCACCGTGCACGTCAACGACACGCAAGCGCGCATTGCCCTGGCCAGGCGGGGGCTCGGGGTCGTGGGGTGCATCTGGGACACGTTGCAGGCCGACTTCGATTCCGGCGATATGGTCCCACTTGCACCGCGCAAACTGTCGGTGCCGCTGGAACTGCACATCGTCAGCCCACACAGGGCACCGTCCGCGCCGGTGCGCGATCTGGCAGCCGCCTTCGCCGCGTCGCTCTGA
- a CDS encoding sigma-70 family RNA polymerase sigma factor: MQNDRPARPTDAAASVGTGSDGASHCVQPLIEHFFRHESANLIAQLCTRFGIARLQAAEDAVQAALEQAMVHWPLKGAPDKPAAWLHQVARRHLIDQLRHDAMAERKRHLLVEDTTQDALDDDWQVHARLPDNLLRMMFVCCHPALDRRAQLALILKILCGFSVSEVAAGLLMQDEAVKKRLQRSRLRLRTLGVELSLPADDDLPMRLDAIHHALYLMFNEGYSASSGDDPVREDVCEEATRLCHLLANHRLATPATSALLALMLAHAARIESRTGEAGATHLLADQDRRRWDQGLIEQARRWLLHAGLPSSRYHLEATIALIHCQAAHIDDTDWASIATLYAQLLAFNASPLYRLNHAIAVCEAGDPARALTCIDTLGAEPAFSHYHLLNSARGRVLERLDRHIEACAAYRAALSLAKAPHARAVLQRHIDRLSH, translated from the coding sequence GTGCAGAACGACCGGCCTGCCCGGCCAACGGACGCCGCGGCGTCCGTTGGCACGGGGAGCGACGGCGCGTCGCACTGCGTGCAACCGCTGATTGAGCACTTCTTCCGCCACGAGTCGGCGAACCTGATTGCCCAGCTCTGCACGCGATTCGGCATTGCCCGACTGCAAGCCGCCGAGGACGCCGTGCAAGCGGCCCTGGAACAGGCCATGGTGCACTGGCCGCTCAAGGGGGCACCGGACAAACCGGCTGCCTGGCTGCACCAGGTCGCCCGCAGACACCTGATCGACCAACTCCGGCACGACGCCATGGCCGAGCGCAAGCGCCACTTGCTGGTCGAAGACACAACGCAGGACGCGCTCGACGACGACTGGCAGGTGCACGCGCGCCTACCCGACAACCTGTTGCGCATGATGTTCGTGTGCTGTCACCCGGCGCTGGACCGGCGCGCCCAGCTCGCGCTGATCCTGAAGATCCTCTGCGGTTTCAGTGTCAGCGAGGTGGCCGCCGGCCTGTTGATGCAGGACGAGGCGGTCAAGAAGCGCCTGCAGCGCAGCCGCCTGCGGTTGCGCACCCTCGGTGTGGAGTTGTCACTGCCCGCCGACGACGATCTGCCGATGCGGCTGGATGCCATTCACCACGCGCTCTACCTGATGTTCAACGAAGGCTACAGCGCCAGCAGTGGCGATGACCCGGTGCGCGAAGACGTGTGCGAGGAGGCCACACGCCTCTGCCACCTGCTCGCGAACCACCGCCTTGCGACACCAGCCACCTCGGCCCTGCTTGCCCTGATGCTGGCACACGCAGCCCGCATCGAAAGCCGAACGGGTGAGGCCGGCGCCACCCACCTGCTGGCCGACCAGGACCGACGCCGCTGGGATCAGGGGCTGATCGAGCAAGCCCGACGTTGGTTGCTGCACGCCGGGTTGCCGAGCAGCCGGTACCACCTGGAGGCCACGATCGCCCTGATTCATTGTCAGGCCGCGCACATCGATGACACCGACTGGGCCTCGATTGCCACGCTCTATGCGCAGCTGCTCGCCTTCAACGCGTCACCGTTGTACCGCCTCAACCACGCCATAGCCGTGTGCGAGGCGGGCGACCCGGCACGCGCGCTGACGTGCATCGACACCTTGGGTGCAGAACCTGCGTTCTCGCACTACCACCTGCTCAACAGCGCGCGAGGCCGCGTGCTCGAGCGACTGGATCGACACATCGAGGCCTGCGCGGCGTACCGTGCCGCACTGTCGTTGGCCAAGGCGCCCCACGCCCGGGCGGTGCTGCAACGCCACATCGACAGGCTGTCTCACTGA
- the ugpA gene encoding sn-glycerol-3-phosphate ABC transporter permease UgpA, translating into MEKRVTFRGVWLPLLLIAPQIVITAVFFFYPAGQAIWQSLFIPDPFGLSMTWVGLGNFDFLLSDPYYRASFGTTAVFSIGVTLVSMGVALLLAVLADRLIKGSGTYRTLLIWPYAVAPAVAGVLWLFMFNTRVGVVSWYLGQLGYDWNHVLNEDEAMGLVVVASSWGRIRYNFLFFLAGLQAIPRSVIEAAAIDGARFWTRFRTIVFPLLSPTTFFLLVVNIVYAFFETFGVIHTITSGGPQQATTILVYKVYADGFVGQDLGSSAAQSVILLVVVSILTIIQFKYIERRVHY; encoded by the coding sequence ATGGAAAAACGGGTCACGTTTCGCGGCGTCTGGTTGCCGCTCTTGCTCATTGCGCCGCAAATCGTGATCACGGCCGTCTTCTTTTTCTACCCCGCCGGGCAGGCGATCTGGCAATCGCTGTTCATTCCCGACCCCTTCGGTTTGTCGATGACGTGGGTCGGGCTTGGTAATTTCGACTTCCTGCTCTCCGACCCCTACTACCGGGCCTCGTTCGGCACGACGGCGGTCTTCTCGATAGGCGTCACGCTCGTGTCGATGGGCGTGGCGTTGTTGTTGGCCGTACTGGCCGACCGGCTGATCAAGGGCTCAGGGACGTACCGCACCTTGTTGATCTGGCCCTACGCGGTGGCACCGGCTGTCGCGGGTGTGCTCTGGCTGTTCATGTTCAACACCCGTGTCGGGGTGGTGTCGTGGTACCTCGGGCAACTCGGCTACGACTGGAACCACGTGTTGAACGAGGACGAAGCGATGGGTCTCGTCGTGGTCGCATCGAGCTGGGGGCGCATCAGGTACAACTTTTTGTTTTTTCTCGCAGGCCTTCAAGCGATACCGCGGTCGGTCATCGAGGCCGCGGCGATCGACGGCGCACGGTTCTGGACCCGCTTTCGCACAATCGTGTTTCCCTTGCTGTCGCCCACCACCTTTTTCCTGCTGGTGGTCAACATCGTCTACGCCTTCTTTGAAACCTTCGGCGTGATCCACACCATCACGTCGGGCGGGCCGCAGCAGGCCACGACCATCCTGGTGTACAAGGTCTATGCGGACGGTTTCGTCGGCCAGGATCTCGGCTCGTCGGCAGCGCAGTCCGTGATCCTGTTGGTCGTGGTGTCGATCCTGACCATCATCCAGTTCAAGTACATCGAACGGCGGGTGCACTACTGA
- a CDS encoding CBS domain-containing protein encodes MAQQRVVDLFQQLARNEFGFFSRLESVTDLMDPQVPTASCDTSFGHLVGRKDVRSIGSVGVIDPDDRQLIGVLSRSTIQRCFPRFLNTLAEKDDDVRILATKLTALVSRPVPNVPSTTTPLEAVEFFLNGTGDCLFVYDDAKTVLGVVKPIDFLKTMMAYYQLYNQIKPLQRLRLIDLDALQIDEIFFRGAQTARDIMQPLVILDDSQTGLDAVKAMHEHETTVIGLRDQDGNVDTVLTTDDLLISMQAPEGIREMAHIASLPDASGGKPVSQLDLLPLNEISESSDPAFEEPLHALAGTNVTLIEPTTRIQEVLSQLIDAEEGHVLLVKNGTATEGTVTVREILRVNKMLFRIRAWGDH; translated from the coding sequence GTGGCTCAACAACGCGTCGTCGACCTCTTCCAGCAATTGGCCCGGAACGAATTCGGGTTCTTCTCACGACTGGAGTCGGTCACCGATCTGATGGACCCGCAGGTGCCCACGGCGTCGTGCGACACGTCCTTCGGCCACCTCGTCGGGCGCAAGGACGTGCGCTCGATCGGCTCGGTCGGCGTCATCGACCCCGACGACCGGCAATTGATCGGCGTGCTGAGCCGGTCGACGATTCAGCGCTGCTTTCCGCGCTTCCTGAACACCCTGGCCGAGAAAGACGACGACGTTCGCATCCTCGCCACCAAACTCACGGCACTGGTGTCGCGGCCGGTCCCGAACGTGCCCTCGACGACCACCCCGCTCGAAGCCGTGGAGTTTTTCCTCAACGGAACGGGCGACTGCCTGTTCGTCTACGACGACGCCAAGACCGTCCTCGGCGTGGTCAAGCCCATCGATTTTCTCAAGACGATGATGGCGTACTACCAGCTCTACAACCAGATCAAACCCCTGCAGCGGCTGCGTTTGATCGACCTCGACGCCTTGCAGATCGACGAAATCTTCTTCCGCGGTGCGCAAACGGCCCGCGACATCATGCAGCCGCTGGTCATCCTCGACGACAGCCAGACCGGTCTCGATGCGGTCAAGGCGATGCACGAGCACGAGACCACCGTGATCGGCCTGCGCGATCAGGACGGCAACGTCGACACCGTGCTGACCACAGACGACCTGCTGATCTCGATGCAGGCGCCCGAGGGCATCCGGGAAATGGCACACATTGCAAGCCTGCCAGACGCCAGCGGCGGCAAGCCCGTGAGCCAGCTCGACCTGCTGCCGCTCAACGAGATCAGCGAGAGCAGCGACCCGGCCTTCGAGGAGCCGTTGCACGCCCTCGCCGGCACCAACGTCACCCTGATCGAGCCGACGACGCGCATCCAGGAGGTCCTGAGCCAGCTGATCGACGCCGAGGAAGGCCACGTCCTGCTCGTCAAGAACGGGACTGCCACCGAGGGCACCGTCACGGTTCGCGAGATCCTGCGGGTCAACAAGATGCTGTTTCGCATCCGGGCCTGGGGCGACCACTAG